One stretch of Pradoshia sp. D12 DNA includes these proteins:
- a CDS encoding Na(+)/H(+) antiporter subunit B, with translation MKPNDILLTAVTKVAVLIILTFSIDLFFSGHHNPGGGFIGGLGIASALVLMYLTLGTEAVNKIIPVDFKTVAAIGVLIAILTGVGSFLFGVPFLSQTYGYVDFPILGKTELATALIFDTGVALAVIGSAVTIILSISEDR, from the coding sequence ATGAAGCCTAATGATATTTTATTGACGGCCGTAACAAAAGTTGCAGTATTGATTATCCTCACCTTTTCCATTGATTTGTTCTTCTCGGGGCATCACAACCCTGGAGGAGGATTTATCGGAGGGTTGGGAATTGCCAGTGCACTTGTACTCATGTATTTGACGCTTGGGACGGAAGCGGTCAATAAGATTATTCCTGTGGATTTTAAAACAGTGGCAGCGATCGGTGTACTGATTGCAATTCTTACGGGTGTCGGTTCATTTCTGTTCGGTGTTCCCTTTCTTTCCCAAACGTATGGTTATGTAGATTTTCCGATTTTAGGTAAAACGGAACTAGCTACCGCTCTTATATTTGACACTGGTGTAGCGTTAGCTGTCATTGGTTCAGCTGTGACAATCATCCTGAGCATAAGTGAGGATCGATAA